From a region of the Streptomyces venezuelae genome:
- a CDS encoding NeuD/PglB/VioB family sugar acetyltransferase produces MSGPPPRTEDLLIVGAGGFARETAQAVRDAAAAAAAYGRAPRWRLLGHLDDDPGLHGREVDGVPVLGGSHLVHELPAARVVVCVGSPRDYAVRARLVRRLGLPGSRYATVVHPTAVVSGSSLLGAGSVLLAHCVLTAAVRLGSHVAVMPHVVLTHDDRVGDFATLASGVRLGGGVRLGRGAYVGAGALVREGTSVGAWSLTGMGSTVLADVPPGEVWAGSPARRLRAAGGPALDELRADGEETAGRWPETRMGSTVV; encoded by the coding sequence ATGAGCGGCCCGCCGCCACGGACCGAGGACCTGCTGATCGTCGGCGCGGGCGGGTTCGCCCGCGAGACCGCGCAGGCGGTACGGGACGCGGCCGCCGCGGCGGCCGCGTACGGCCGCGCGCCGCGGTGGCGGCTGCTCGGGCACCTCGACGACGATCCGGGCCTGCACGGCCGGGAGGTCGACGGGGTCCCGGTACTGGGCGGCAGCCACCTCGTGCACGAGCTGCCGGCGGCCCGGGTGGTGGTCTGCGTGGGCAGCCCGCGCGACTACGCCGTACGGGCCCGGCTGGTGCGGCGCCTGGGGCTGCCCGGGAGCCGCTACGCCACGGTGGTCCACCCCACGGCGGTGGTCTCGGGGTCCTCGCTGCTCGGCGCGGGCTCGGTCCTGCTCGCGCACTGCGTGCTGACGGCCGCGGTCCGGCTCGGGTCCCACGTGGCGGTGATGCCGCACGTGGTCCTCACTCACGACGACCGGGTCGGGGACTTCGCCACGCTGGCCTCGGGCGTCCGCCTCGGCGGCGGGGTGCGGCTGGGGCGCGGCGCGTACGTGGGCGCGGGAGCGCTGGTGCGCGAGGGCACGTCGGTCGGCGCCTGGTCGCTGACCGGTATGGGAAGCACGGTCCTGGCCGACGTGCCGCCCGGTGAGGTGTGGGCCGGGAGCCCCGCCCGCCGGCTGCGCGCGGCGGGGGGCCCGGCGCTCGACGAGCTGCGGGCCGATGGCGAGGAGACGGCCGGCCGTTGGCCGGAGACACGGATGGGGAGCACAGTCGTATGA